A region of the Anolis sagrei isolate rAnoSag1 chromosome 4, rAnoSag1.mat, whole genome shotgun sequence genome:
CATGTTTTTATAGACAGTTTTTACTATCTGGGTGTGCTTGATGACAAAGCATAATAAATTAGGAGTGGGGAGCTAGGCTATGAACCTCAGGGGTCAAATTGTCAAATGAAAGGGCTCTTCTATCAGTTGCATGCCAGCAGTGTGCATCCCATTCATTCATATACACCGTTCATACTATTGAGATATACACCTCTCACATCGtaaattcactttttaaaatgttcttctctttctctgcaaCTCTCTGTCACACATGCCTTTCATACCTATAGTGTCCACAACCtactaatacatacatacacacttacAAGCATTTACTACTCACCTTCTCTGTTACTCCAGAAAAACCAGTGCAGGGCATCTAGTGCCATCTAGTGACTAAACCACACATTCATTTGGTGCCATAGTGATCTTTTTCTATAAGATAGAATCACTCTAGGAAGGGTGAGATCAGAAACTACAccgaatgtgtatgtgtatgcgtaCCATCAAAATGCCTGTCAATTTATGTCAATTCCTGGATTTTGTAGGGTTTTCCTAGGCTTAATCATATGGGGAAAAAGTCCAGGTTTTTTTATTGtgacagaagcgacttgagaaacttgcatgttgcttctggtgtgagagaattggctctctgcaGACACGTttcccagggaacacctggatgtgttaccattctgtaggagtcttctctcatttccctgcatgggaagctggagctgacagacaagagctcaccccatcttgcggattcaaacctccaatctTCAGATCacttcagccagcacaagggtttaacccattgtgccaccacggctcCAAAGATCCAGGTACTAGGGAATGTTTTCTTCATGTATAGATCATGTTTAATGGCAAGGAACTAACAgaatcctctttctcctcctgctgCAGATATTGGGATGAGTTTCATACTTGTGCCATGACTGCCCTTTGGGAGTGCCAGAGGGAGGCAGTAACGATCTGGGAGATGTTAAAAAAGGAATCGACAAAGATCAAATTTCAAGGCAGCCTTTTCGACCTCTGCGCACCTAGTGACTCCCAGAATCTCAGCTCAGTACAGATTCCAACTCCATCAATATTAAGCATCACTGTTATGGTCACGTGGCTTAACTTATAAAAGGAGTTCTGCAACTGTGTACAGATGTACATATTTTTCTCCTCCTGAATCTTGGCGCCATGAAGGTTCCACCTATGTTATTTTTAAGCATCAGTCTTATGGTCACTTTGGTTAAAAGGAACACTTCTGCAATTGTATTCAGATGtacatatttttgtttctaagttttcttttaaatagtgTTAAAGTTGTTTGTTTAGTGAATGGACACATTTCCTAATCTTTAGTTTGTCCAGTAATCTGGGTTATAAATAGGAAGTGTGGTAGGATCCAGTTCAATCTTGGCCACTTTAAGATGTTAAATTGAAGATTTAACCAACTGAAATATAGTTTGTATGGTACAAGCTGGCACCATTGCCTTCCACAACTTAATCTGCTAGTTTGGATATGCTCTGGTGAAACTAATCTCATGCTGTTGTATTGACTCTTTCTTCCCATATCTATAAAACCATAACATAACACATTTGTGTGAAAATATAGTGGACACCATATTTGAACAGAAAACATGGGAGATAGTAGCAAACCACCTGAAATCTTTGATGCCATCAGTGCTGGATTTCCCCAGAGAAACAAACTCTGAAGGTGCTtgccaggcgaaacgtcaggagagaatgcctctagaacatggccatatagcccgaaaaaatctacaacaatccaaacTCACACAATGTTTCAGTCCCAAGAAATATCTACTGTTGGATCTATATGGCTGCATTTCCATGTTAATCTGGATACAGACTGCTTTTATTGATCTGTACAGTTGCATTTGAACACATGATTACAGAAATTCCATGATCCAAATAACTGTATGCTGTAAAAGGGTAAACTACATTGGATTATAGCTTCAGATGGATACCACTAAAAGATGCCTGATGCAAAGATGGAATCTCAGGTCTACCTGTAAAATGGAACATTTGCACTTGAATCTACCTGCATTTATGAAGAAGCTTTTCTTCCCAACAACCAATGCTGGTCTTTCCTACTTTTCTGAGGGGTTATATGCTGGTGATCTTGAAACTGAAGATGATATTCAAAGAGAGAAAGGTTGTTTTGCAGTTTTGTGGTGATGTGCATCTGCTGGAAGGAGCAGAAGAGGTGGGTATTCTGTTTGTAAATTATCTTTTGCTTTATGACCTGTGTTCTTACATAGTTCTAGTACAGGGTCAACCATGTTGACCAGCCCACATATTGCAACCACTCCACATCTCAATTGCTTTGCTTACTGTATTTGCaatgagtctctctctctcttctag
Encoded here:
- the LOC132773193 gene encoding neuritin-like, with the translated sequence MGQRLGTKALLLLTLGYLLRSLTAEAQCQNIYQDFSDCILKLGENMASYEEEEEEEEEKTPVQGLHVVCGYWDEFHTCAMTALWECQREAVTIWEMLKKESTKIKFQGSLFDLCAPSDSQNLSSVQIPTPSILSITVMVTWLNL